The following coding sequences are from one Salvia hispanica cultivar TCC Black 2014 chromosome 3, UniMelb_Shisp_WGS_1.0, whole genome shotgun sequence window:
- the LOC125213602 gene encoding OVARIAN TUMOR DOMAIN-containing deubiquitinating enzyme 9-like, which translates to MGDGNRQFRSLSDQIYGTSDYHDVVREEIVHQLKSKPELYANFVPMAYGDYLKKMSRNGGWGDNCTLQAAADSYGVKIFVVTSYKDTCCIEILPKFDKSDRTLLLSFRAEVHYNSVYPLRRWQEEQ; encoded by the exons ATGGGAGACGGTAACCGTCAG TTCCGCTCGCTGTCTGATCAGATATACGGGACATCAGACTATCACGACGTTGTAAGAGAAGAAATAGTCCATCAGCTGAAGTCAAAGCCCGAGTTATATGCCAATTTTGTCCCCATGGCTTATGGAGACTACTTGAAGAAAATGAGCAGAAATGGGGGATGGGGAGATAATTGCACGTTGCAGGCCGCTGCTGATTCC TATGGCGTAAAGATCTTTGTGGTTACTTCATACAAAGACACATGCTGCATTGAGATTCTTCCAAAATTTGACAAATCAGACAGAA CTCTCTTGCTTAGCTTTCGGGCTGAAGTGCACTACAATTCGGTTTATCCTTTGCGAAGATGGCAAGAAGAACAATAA
- the LOC125210127 gene encoding zingipain-2-like — translation MAQHGFSYENEKVKQTRFQIFKDNVQHIEMHNQEGNHTYKLGINKFADLTSEEFLAKYARSSMPSFKVPLSNQSTYEYKDMKDVPPSLDWRDHNAVTVVVDQGSCGCCWAFAAVAAIEGIVAIRSGRLIQLSEQHILDCNYYHEDCNGGRMDHAFEFVWRNGGLSSDIDYPYTGTQGACANYKPSSLSSVITGFSCIPNYNEAALLAAVANQPVSVNIDLKVLHFYQSGILTGECGNNLDHVVTIVGYGVENGVEFWLVKNSWGSEWGENGYVRVQRNAGAKEGMCGIATFGCYPNV, via the exons ATGGCTCAACATGGATTCTCCTATGAGAATGAAAAAGTGAAGCAAACAAGGTTTCAGATATTTAAAGATAACGTGCAGCATATTGAAATGCATAATCAAGAAGGAAATCACACGTACAAGCTTGggataaataaatttgcagATCTAACAAGTGAAGAGTTCTTAGCTAAGTATGCAAGAAGTTCCATGCCATCATTCAAGGTACCATTATCAAATCAATCAACTTATGAATACAAAGATATGAAAGATGTACCACCTAGTCTTGACTGGAGAGATCACAATGCCGTCACAGTTGTAGTGGATCAAGGAAGTTGTG GATGTTGTTGGGCATTTGCAGCTGTTGCTGCCATTGAAGGCATTGTAGCTATCCGATCAGGTAGGCTAATTCAATTATCAGAGCAACATATTTTGGACTGCAACTACTACCACGAAGACTGCAATGGCGGAAGAATGGATCATGCTTTCGAATTTGTTTGGAGAAATGGGGGTCTTTCATCTGATATTGATTATCCTTACACTGGAACTCAAGGAGCATGTGCCAATTACAAACCATCATCTCTTTCCTCAGTGATCACTGGATTTAGTTGTATTCCTAATTATAATGAGGCAGCATTGTTAGCAGCAGTAGCTAACCAACCTGTCTCGGTTAATATTGACCTAAAAGTCTTACATTTTTATCAGTCTGGAATTTTGACAGGAGAGTGTGGAAATAATTTAGATCACGTAGTTACAATAGTTGGTTATGGAGTAGAAAATGGAGTTGAGTTTTGGTTGGTCAAGAATTCGTGGGGATCGGAATGGGGAGAGAATGGATATGTAAGAGTGCAAAGAAATGCAGGTGCTAAAGAAGGCATGTGTGGTATTGCAACGTTTGGTTGTTATCCCAATGTCTAA
- the LOC125213601 gene encoding ATPase GET3B-like isoform X2, producing the protein MASSSSSFSTSITDLKPMAINYRCLFSLKQDFSPFFKSKSNFSSTFSSLSVSRKLHRKTFQVSVPTESVAGFDEMVSGTQRKYYMLGGKGGVGKTSCAASLAVKFANNGHPTLVVSTDPAHSLSDSFAQDLTGGRMVPVEGPVFPLFALEINPEQAREEFRSASKSNGGSGVKDFMDGMGLGLIADQLGELKLGELLDTPPPGLDEAIAISKVIQFLESQEYNMFSRIIFDTAPTGHTLRLLSLPDFLDASIGKILKLRQKISSATSAIKSVFGQEENREDSAEKLEKLRQRMIKVRELFRDTNSTEFVIVTIPTVMAINESSRLTASLKKERVPVKRLVVNQVLPPSASDCKFCAMKRKDQTRALSMIESDPELSGLTTIQAPLVDVEIRGVPALQFLGDMVWK; encoded by the exons ATGGCCTCCTCTTCTTCGTCTTTCTCAACCAGTATCACTGATTTAAAACCCATGGCAATTAATTATCGCTGTCTTTTCTCACTTAAACAGGATTTCTCCCCTTTCTTCAAATCCAAGTCAAATTTTAGCTCCACTTTTTCGTCTCTTTCGGTCTCTCGGAAATTGCACAGAAAAACATTCCAAG TCAGTGTTCCAACCGAATCAGTAGCGGGCTTCGATGAAATGGTGTCGGGAACACAACGAAAGTATTACATGCTCGGTGGGAAGGGGGGAGTTGGAAAGACTAGCTGTGCTGCATCACTTGCTGTTAAGTTTGCGAATAATGGTCATCCAACTCTAGTGGTTTCAACTGATCCTGCTCATTCTTTGAGTGACTCTTTTGCTCAG GATTTAACCGGGGGGAGAATGGTGCCCGTGGAAGGTCCCGTTTTTCCCTTGTTTGCCCTTGAG ATAAACCCTGAACAAGCAAGGGAAGAGTTTCGAAGTGCCAGCAAGAGCAATGGTGGGAGTGGTGTCAAAGATTTCATGGATGGAATGGGGCTGGGGTTAATCGCGGACCAG CTTGGGGAACTAAAGCTTGGAGAGCTTCTGGATACACCTCCACCGGGCCTTGATGAAGCTATCGCAATTTCAAAG GTTATTCAATTTCTCGAATCACAAGAATACAACATGTTCTCGCGGATAATATTCGATACTGCCCCCACT GGCCATACTCTGCGACTTTTGTCATTGCCGGACTTCTTAGATGCATCAATCGGGAAGATATTGAAG TTAAGGCAGAAGATTTCGTCGGCTACTTCAGCCATAAAATCTGTGTTTGGGCAAGAAGAAAATCGGGAAGATAGT GCCGAAAAGTTGGAGAAACTTAGGCAGCGAATGATAAAAGTGAGGGAGCTTTTCCGTGACACGAACTCTACAGAGTTTGTGATAGTAACAATTCCTACG GTGATGGCAATCAATGAGTCATCAAGATTAACTGCATCCTTAAAGAAAGAACGCGTTCCTGTCAAGAGACTAGTCGTTAACCAAGTTCTTCCCCCTTCTGCCTCTGACTGCAAGTTCTGTGCAATGAAGAGGAAG GATCAAACGCGTGCGCTTAGCATGATCGAGAGTGATCCAGAGCTCTCCGGCCTAACGACGATCCAAGCACCTCTTGTTGATGTGGAAATCAGAGGTGTACCAGCGCTTCAGTTCTTAGGTGACATGGTTTGGAAATAA
- the LOC125213599 gene encoding amino acid transporter AVT1C-like isoform X2 — MKNSASEQNFYIESEGEEDENYKDGDGEGDGDGSDSEHSNYSNDDDDNDNQETKTAWPQSYRQTMDLYGTVPSPSLTFLGPPSLSQLGSSFLSSSLVRRHTPDRLPSFVRPLLPQLEAERSKDPRGSYYGPAPGLSRKSSLRKAVLDKRASIAQEPPVSYQSTYGQAVLNGMNVLCGVGILSTPYAIREGGWLGLCILVLFACLSYYTGILLRHCLDSQPGLETYPDIGQAAFGITGRIIISACCVEYIILEGDNLSSLFPNAHLKFGAFELDSHHIFALATTLAVLPTVWLRDLSILSYLSAGGVLASTLVVVCLFWVGTVDGVNVHAQGAAINLSSLPVAIGLYGYCYSGHAVFPNIYSSMQKPSEYPSVLLTSFGLCTLMYAGAAIMGYYMFGEGTKSQFTLNMPNNLVATKLAVWTTVVNPFTKYALTLAPVAMSLEELIPSRNAQSHMYSLIIRTLLVISTLLVGLSIPFFGLVSALIGSFLTMLVTLILPCACYLSILKGKLSLLQRAMCFSVIGIGVVASAIGSYSAMSKIIDRLKG; from the exons ATGAAGAATTCCGCATCTGAGCAGAATTTCTATATCGAAAGTGAgggagaagaagatgagaattacaaagatggagatggagaaggtGATGGTGATGGGAGTGATTCCGAACATTCGAATTACTCCAACGACGACGACGACAACGACAATCAGGAGACCAAGACGGCCTGGCCTCAAAGTTACAG GCAAACCATGGACTTGTATGGTACTGTTCCATCTCCGAGTCTCACCTTCTTGGGGCCACCATCGTTATCACAACTGGGGAGCTCGTTCCTTTCATCGTCCCTCGTGAGGAGGCACACTCCCGATAGGCTACCTTCATTTGTCAGGCCACTTCTGCCACAGCTAGAGGCTGAGAGATCCAAAGATCCGCGTGGTTCTTACTATGGGCCTGCACCTGGGCTCTCGAGGAAATCCAGTTTGAGGAAAGCAGTCCTTGATAAGAGAGCTTCAATCGCACAAGAGCCTCCAGTGTCTTACCAGAGTACATATGGACAGGCTGTGCTTAAtg GTATGAACGTGCTATGTGGAGTTGGAATACTTTCCACGCCTTATGCTATCAGAGAAGGAGGGTGGCTTGGGCTTTGTATTTTAGTTCTTTTTGCGTGTCTCTCTTACTATACTGGAATTCTCTTGCGCCACTGCTTGGACAGTCAGCCTGGTCTTGAAACGTACCCAGACATTGGCCAGGCTGCCTTTGGCATTACAGGACGAATTATCATATCC GCTTGTTGTGttgagtatataattttggaGGGTGATAACTTATCGTCTTTATTTCCAAACGCGCATTTGAAATTTGGAGCTTTTGAGTTGGACTCGCATCATATTTTTGCGTTAGCTACCACCTTGGCCGTTCTTCCTACTGTTTGGTTACGAGACCTGAGTATTCTTAGCTATCTCTCTG CTGGAGGTGTCCTTGCATCAACCTTGGTCGTCGTTTGCCTGTTTTGGGTAGGCACAGTGGACGGAGTTAACGTCCATGCTCAAGGGGCAGCTATCAACCTTTCCAGTCTTCCTGTTGCTATAGGTCTCTATGGTTATTGCTACTCAGGGCATGCCGTTTTCCCCAATATATACTCATCGATGCAAAAGCCCAGTGAATACCCTTCTGTCCTCCTGACGAG CTTTGGTCTTTGCACGTTGATGTACGCTGGAGCTGCTATAATGGGTTATTATATGTTCGGAGAAGGGACAAAATCGCAGTTCACCCTCAACATGCCTAACAATTTAGTTGCAACTAAACTTGCAGTGTGGACTACA GTTGTCAATCCATTTACAAA GTATGCACTAACTTTGGCTCCGGTAGCAATGAGTCTCGAAGAATTGATACCATCCAGAAATGCCCAATCCCACATGTATTCGCTCATCATAAGGACGTTACTGGTGATATCCACCTTGCTGGTTGGCCTTAGCATCCCGTTCTTTG GTCTGGTAAGTGCATTGATAGGATCCTTTCTCACGATGCTAGTT ACGTTGATTCTTCCGTGTGCTTGTTATTTGAGCATCCTAAAAGGCAAACTGAGCTTACTCCAG AGGGCGATGTGTTTTTCGGTGATTGGAATTGGCGTTGTGGCGTCTGCGATTGGAAGCTATTCAGCTATGTCGAAAATCATCGACAGGCTCAAAGGATGA
- the LOC125213599 gene encoding amino acid transporter AVT1C-like isoform X1, with protein MKNSASEQNFYIESEGEEDENYKDGDGEGDGDGSDSEHSNYSNDDDDNDNQETKTAWPQSYRQTMDLYGTVPSPSLTFLGPPSLSQLGSSFLSSSLVRRHTPDRLPSFVRPLLPQLEAERSKDPRGSYYGPAPGLSRKSSLRKAVLDKRASIAQEPPVSYQSTYGQAVLNGMNVLCGVGILSTPYAIREGGWLGLCILVLFACLSYYTGILLRHCLDSQPGLETYPDIGQAAFGITGRIIISIILYVELYACCVEYIILEGDNLSSLFPNAHLKFGAFELDSHHIFALATTLAVLPTVWLRDLSILSYLSAGGVLASTLVVVCLFWVGTVDGVNVHAQGAAINLSSLPVAIGLYGYCYSGHAVFPNIYSSMQKPSEYPSVLLTSFGLCTLMYAGAAIMGYYMFGEGTKSQFTLNMPNNLVATKLAVWTTVVNPFTKYALTLAPVAMSLEELIPSRNAQSHMYSLIIRTLLVISTLLVGLSIPFFGLVSALIGSFLTMLVTLILPCACYLSILKGKLSLLQRAMCFSVIGIGVVASAIGSYSAMSKIIDRLKG; from the exons ATGAAGAATTCCGCATCTGAGCAGAATTTCTATATCGAAAGTGAgggagaagaagatgagaattacaaagatggagatggagaaggtGATGGTGATGGGAGTGATTCCGAACATTCGAATTACTCCAACGACGACGACGACAACGACAATCAGGAGACCAAGACGGCCTGGCCTCAAAGTTACAG GCAAACCATGGACTTGTATGGTACTGTTCCATCTCCGAGTCTCACCTTCTTGGGGCCACCATCGTTATCACAACTGGGGAGCTCGTTCCTTTCATCGTCCCTCGTGAGGAGGCACACTCCCGATAGGCTACCTTCATTTGTCAGGCCACTTCTGCCACAGCTAGAGGCTGAGAGATCCAAAGATCCGCGTGGTTCTTACTATGGGCCTGCACCTGGGCTCTCGAGGAAATCCAGTTTGAGGAAAGCAGTCCTTGATAAGAGAGCTTCAATCGCACAAGAGCCTCCAGTGTCTTACCAGAGTACATATGGACAGGCTGTGCTTAAtg GTATGAACGTGCTATGTGGAGTTGGAATACTTTCCACGCCTTATGCTATCAGAGAAGGAGGGTGGCTTGGGCTTTGTATTTTAGTTCTTTTTGCGTGTCTCTCTTACTATACTGGAATTCTCTTGCGCCACTGCTTGGACAGTCAGCCTGGTCTTGAAACGTACCCAGACATTGGCCAGGCTGCCTTTGGCATTACAGGACGAATTATCATATCC ATTATTTTGTACGTGGAGTTATAT GCTTGTTGTGttgagtatataattttggaGGGTGATAACTTATCGTCTTTATTTCCAAACGCGCATTTGAAATTTGGAGCTTTTGAGTTGGACTCGCATCATATTTTTGCGTTAGCTACCACCTTGGCCGTTCTTCCTACTGTTTGGTTACGAGACCTGAGTATTCTTAGCTATCTCTCTG CTGGAGGTGTCCTTGCATCAACCTTGGTCGTCGTTTGCCTGTTTTGGGTAGGCACAGTGGACGGAGTTAACGTCCATGCTCAAGGGGCAGCTATCAACCTTTCCAGTCTTCCTGTTGCTATAGGTCTCTATGGTTATTGCTACTCAGGGCATGCCGTTTTCCCCAATATATACTCATCGATGCAAAAGCCCAGTGAATACCCTTCTGTCCTCCTGACGAG CTTTGGTCTTTGCACGTTGATGTACGCTGGAGCTGCTATAATGGGTTATTATATGTTCGGAGAAGGGACAAAATCGCAGTTCACCCTCAACATGCCTAACAATTTAGTTGCAACTAAACTTGCAGTGTGGACTACA GTTGTCAATCCATTTACAAA GTATGCACTAACTTTGGCTCCGGTAGCAATGAGTCTCGAAGAATTGATACCATCCAGAAATGCCCAATCCCACATGTATTCGCTCATCATAAGGACGTTACTGGTGATATCCACCTTGCTGGTTGGCCTTAGCATCCCGTTCTTTG GTCTGGTAAGTGCATTGATAGGATCCTTTCTCACGATGCTAGTT ACGTTGATTCTTCCGTGTGCTTGTTATTTGAGCATCCTAAAAGGCAAACTGAGCTTACTCCAG AGGGCGATGTGTTTTTCGGTGATTGGAATTGGCGTTGTGGCGTCTGCGATTGGAAGCTATTCAGCTATGTCGAAAATCATCGACAGGCTCAAAGGATGA
- the LOC125213601 gene encoding ATPase GET3B-like isoform X1 — translation MASSSSSFSTSITDLKPMAINYRCLFSLKQDFSPFFKSKSNFSSTFSSLSVSRKLHRKTFQVNSVSVPTESVAGFDEMVSGTQRKYYMLGGKGGVGKTSCAASLAVKFANNGHPTLVVSTDPAHSLSDSFAQDLTGGRMVPVEGPVFPLFALEINPEQAREEFRSASKSNGGSGVKDFMDGMGLGLIADQLGELKLGELLDTPPPGLDEAIAISKVIQFLESQEYNMFSRIIFDTAPTGHTLRLLSLPDFLDASIGKILKLRQKISSATSAIKSVFGQEENREDSAEKLEKLRQRMIKVRELFRDTNSTEFVIVTIPTVMAINESSRLTASLKKERVPVKRLVVNQVLPPSASDCKFCAMKRKDQTRALSMIESDPELSGLTTIQAPLVDVEIRGVPALQFLGDMVWK, via the exons ATGGCCTCCTCTTCTTCGTCTTTCTCAACCAGTATCACTGATTTAAAACCCATGGCAATTAATTATCGCTGTCTTTTCTCACTTAAACAGGATTTCTCCCCTTTCTTCAAATCCAAGTCAAATTTTAGCTCCACTTTTTCGTCTCTTTCGGTCTCTCGGAAATTGCACAGAAAAACATTCCAAG TGAATTCAGTCAGTGTTCCAACCGAATCAGTAGCGGGCTTCGATGAAATGGTGTCGGGAACACAACGAAAGTATTACATGCTCGGTGGGAAGGGGGGAGTTGGAAAGACTAGCTGTGCTGCATCACTTGCTGTTAAGTTTGCGAATAATGGTCATCCAACTCTAGTGGTTTCAACTGATCCTGCTCATTCTTTGAGTGACTCTTTTGCTCAG GATTTAACCGGGGGGAGAATGGTGCCCGTGGAAGGTCCCGTTTTTCCCTTGTTTGCCCTTGAG ATAAACCCTGAACAAGCAAGGGAAGAGTTTCGAAGTGCCAGCAAGAGCAATGGTGGGAGTGGTGTCAAAGATTTCATGGATGGAATGGGGCTGGGGTTAATCGCGGACCAG CTTGGGGAACTAAAGCTTGGAGAGCTTCTGGATACACCTCCACCGGGCCTTGATGAAGCTATCGCAATTTCAAAG GTTATTCAATTTCTCGAATCACAAGAATACAACATGTTCTCGCGGATAATATTCGATACTGCCCCCACT GGCCATACTCTGCGACTTTTGTCATTGCCGGACTTCTTAGATGCATCAATCGGGAAGATATTGAAG TTAAGGCAGAAGATTTCGTCGGCTACTTCAGCCATAAAATCTGTGTTTGGGCAAGAAGAAAATCGGGAAGATAGT GCCGAAAAGTTGGAGAAACTTAGGCAGCGAATGATAAAAGTGAGGGAGCTTTTCCGTGACACGAACTCTACAGAGTTTGTGATAGTAACAATTCCTACG GTGATGGCAATCAATGAGTCATCAAGATTAACTGCATCCTTAAAGAAAGAACGCGTTCCTGTCAAGAGACTAGTCGTTAACCAAGTTCTTCCCCCTTCTGCCTCTGACTGCAAGTTCTGTGCAATGAAGAGGAAG GATCAAACGCGTGCGCTTAGCATGATCGAGAGTGATCCAGAGCTCTCCGGCCTAACGACGATCCAAGCACCTCTTGTTGATGTGGAAATCAGAGGTGTACCAGCGCTTCAGTTCTTAGGTGACATGGTTTGGAAATAA
- the LOC125213600 gene encoding lysM domain receptor-like kinase 3 gives MCKSKNKMTKQVIQPTPKSPSSSSPKSKKSAQNSSSFSTASGNYTLPSTASTSSFYKDSRRSSASSLSSLRDTLLSDQTHLYDFHEIRVATSNFLLKPHSSSSSSTAWLCSVRDQQALIVQRRFRRQLDTAQLVDRLSVICKSHHSSLIKLKGASISGSYTYLVYDYVSGASLSDCLRNPKNPNFTVLSNWASRIRIASDIAHGLDYVHNSTGLGFEFVHNHIKSSSIIVIEPDLNAKICHFGTSELCGEITNVGSKEMSRSRSKIDKFEGTRGYMAPEFQRSGIATQKCDVYAFGVVILELVSGMEALTYRVDEESGSYVRISVVDAAREALEGGVRQWVDKRLKDSYPVEVVEKLTRLALDCVADDPDSRPDMGKVVVRVSQMFLESQKWAEKVGVITDFSVSFAPR, from the coding sequence ATGTGCAAATCCAAGAACAAAATGACCAAACAAGTGATCCAGCCCACCCCCAAATCgccatcttcatcatcacctAAATCCAAAAAATCCGCCCAAAAttcctcctccttctccaCCGCCTCCGGCAATTACACCCTCCCCAGCACCGCCTCCACCTCCAGCTTCTACAAAGACTCCCGCCGCTCCTCCGCCTCCTCCCTCTCCAGCCTCCGCGACACGCTTCTCTCCGATCAGACCCACCTCTACGATTTCCATGAAATCCGCGTCGCCACCAGCAATTTCCTCCTCAAGCCGCACTCCTCGTCATCCTCATCCACCGCCTGGCTCTGCAGCGTCCGCGATCAGCAGGCGCTAATCGTGCAGCGGCGCTTCCGCCGCCAATTGGACACGGCGCAGCTCGTCGATCGCCTCTCTGTGATCTGCAAGAGCCATCACTCTAGTTTGATTAAGCTGAAAGGGGCTTCAATTTCCGGTAGCTATACGTATTTGGTCTATGATTACGTTTCCGGTGCTAGTCTCTCCGATTGTTTGAGAAATcctaaaaaccctaattttacgGTTTTGTCGAATTGGGCGTCTCGGATTCGGATCGCCTCTGATATCGCGCACGGCTTAGATTACGTTCATAATTCGACTGGATTAGGATTTGAGTTTGTGCACAATCATATAAAGAGTAGTAGCATCATTGTGATTGAGCCGGATTTGAATGCCAAGATTTGCCATTTCGGTACATCCGAGCTCTGTGGTGAGATCACGAATGTGGGGTCTAAAGAGATGAGCAGATCGCGTAGTAAGATCGATAAATTTGAAGGGACTCGAGGGTACATGGCCCCGGAGTTTCAAAGAAGTGGGATTGCCACGCAGAAATGCGATGTTTATGCATTTGGAGTTGTGATTCTTGAGCTTGTATCGGGGATGGAGGCGTTGACGTACAGAGTTGATGAGGAGAGTGGCAGTTATGTGAGGATATCGGTCGTGGATGCAGCCAGGGAGGCATTGGAGGGTGGGGTGAGGCAGTGGGTTGACAAGAGGCTGAAGGACTCTTATCcggtggaggtggtggagaAGCTGACGCGGTTGGCATTGGATTGTGTGGCAGATGATCCTGATAGCAGGCCGGATATGGGGAAGGTGGTGGTTCGGGTTTCACAGATGTTCTTGGAATCACAGAAGTGGGCGGAGAAGGTGGGCGTGATAACTGACTTTAGCGTCTCCTTTGCTCCACGGTGA